The following coding sequences are from one Triticum dicoccoides isolate Atlit2015 ecotype Zavitan chromosome 4A, WEW_v2.0, whole genome shotgun sequence window:
- the LOC119287579 gene encoding shaggy-related protein kinase alpha: MTSFGVAPASGLRDAGGSSEVDKLPDEISNMRISDEKEVEATIINGNGTEAGHIIVTTIGGRDGQRKQTISYMAERVIGQGSFGVVFQAKCLETSETVAIKKVLQDKRYKNRELQMMRLLDHPNVVSLKHCFFSTTEKDELFLNLVLEYVPETVHRVIRHYNKMNQRMPLIYVKLYTYQICRALAYIHRTVGVCHRDIKPQNLLVNPHTHQLKICDFGSAKVLVKGEPNISYICSRYYRAPELIFGATEYTTAIDIWSAGCVLAELLTGQPLFPGESGVDQLVEIIKILGTPTREEIKCMNPNYTEFKFPQIKAHPWHKVFHKRMPPEAVDLVSRLLQYSPHLRSSALDALIHPFFDELRDPNTRLPNGRFLPPLFNFKPHELKGLPMEIAAKLVPEHARSQCPFLGL; this comes from the exons ATGACCTCATTTGGTGTCGCACCGGCATCTGGGCTGAGAGATGCTGGTGGTAGTAGTGAAGTGGATAAGTTGCCGGATGAAATTAGTAATATGAGAATAAGTGACGAAAAG GAAGTAGAGGCAACAATCATCAATGGGAATGGAACAGAAGCTGGTCATATTATAGTCACGACTATCGGAGGCAGAGATGGCCAAAGGAAGCAG ACAATAAGTTACATGGCTGAACGTGTCATTGGTCAAGGATCATTTGGTGTTGTGTTCCAG GCAAAATGTTTGGAGACAAGTGAGACAGTAGCTATCAAGAAGGTTCTTCAGGATAAGAGATACAAGAACCGTGAGTTGCAAATGATGCGTCTACTTGACCATCCAAATGTCGTCTCTCTCAAACACTGCTTCTTCTCAACCACTGAAAAGGATGAACTCTTTCTGAATCTTGTGCTTGAGTATGTTCCTGAGACAGTCCACCGTGTCATCAGACACTACAACAAGATGAACCAACGCATGCCACTGATATATGTGAAGCTATATACTTATCAG ATTTGTAGGGCACTGGCTTACATCCATCGCACCGTTGGTGTTTGCCACAGGGACATAAAACCACAGAATCTTCTG GTTAACCCACACACTCATCAGCTGAAGATCTGTGATTTCGGAAGTGCAAAAGTTCTG GTGAAAGGCGAACCCAATATATCATACATCTGCTCTAGGTACTATAGGGCACCGGAGCTTATTTTTGGTGCTACTGAGTACACGACAGCAATCGACATCTGGTCTGCTGGATGTGTTCTTGCTGAACTTCTGACAGGACAG CCTCTGTTTCCCGGTGAAAGTGGAGTTGATCAACTTGTTGAGATTATCAAG ATTCTGGGCACACCTACAAGGGAAGAAATCAAATGTATGAACCCGAACTACACAGAATTCAAGTTTCCCCAAATCAAGGCCCATCCATGGCATAAG GTGTTCCACAAGCGAATGCCACCTGAAGCAGTGGACCTGGTTTCCAGGCTTCTTCAGTACTCACCGCACCTTCGGTCCTCAGCT CTGGATGCTCTGATCCATCCATTCTTCGATGAGCTCCGTGACCCAAACACCCGCCTCCCCAACGGCCGgttccttcctcccctcttcaaCTTCAAGCCCCACG AGCTGAAGGGGCTTCCGATGGAGATCGCGGCGAAGCTGGTCCCGGAGCACGCGAGGAGCCAATGCCCGTTCCTAGGGCTGTAG